A genomic window from Synechococcus sp. CBW1107 includes:
- the infA gene encoding translation initiation factor IF-1: MIETSGVIEKEQGNGFYLVTLDQPSGHQCLCRAAGKLTKFRIKLLAGDKVLVEISPYDLTRGRITYRERNAGATGPRPGGNRPGGPRRR, translated from the coding sequence ATGATCGAAACCTCGGGAGTGATCGAGAAGGAACAGGGCAACGGGTTCTACCTGGTCACCCTCGATCAGCCCTCCGGGCACCAGTGCCTCTGCCGTGCCGCCGGCAAGCTCACCAAGTTCCGCATCAAGCTGCTCGCAGGCGACAAGGTGCTTGTCGAGATCAGCCCCTACGACCTCACCCGCGGCCGGATCACCTACCGGGAACGCAACGCCGGAGCCACCGGCCCCAGGCCTGGCGGCAACCGCCCCGGTGGTCCGAGGCGGCGCTGA